In Agrobacterium sp. RAC06, a single window of DNA contains:
- a CDS encoding dihydrolipoamide acetyltransferase family protein has protein sequence MGEFTIKMPDVGEGVAEAELVEWMVKIGDPVREDMMVAAVMTDKATVEIPTPVSGTVVWLGGEVGDTIAVKAPLIRIATDGADEKPATPETVDATTEPQQATTTNEPALMPPKSATPAAPATPPARQPSPEFDKPLAAPSVRLLARENGIDLRLLRGSGPAGRILREDVEHYLARGADPAPAVSGLAKKTTREEIKLTGLRRRIAEKMVVSTSRIPHITYVEEVDVTALEELRAKMNAERRPDQPKLTLLPFLMRAMVKAVVEQPDVNATFDDDAGVLTRFGAVHIGIATQTAAGLAVPVVKHAEARGIWDCASEMNRLAEATRAGTATRDELTGSTITITSLGALGGIVSTPVINHPEVAIVGVNKIAIRPIWDGTQFVPRKMMNLSSSFDHRVVDGWNAATFVQRLRVLMETPALIFIEG, from the coding sequence ATGGGCGAATTCACGATCAAGATGCCCGATGTCGGCGAAGGCGTGGCCGAGGCTGAGCTTGTCGAATGGATGGTGAAGATCGGTGATCCCGTGCGCGAGGACATGATGGTCGCCGCTGTGATGACCGACAAGGCGACCGTGGAGATCCCCACACCCGTCAGTGGCACAGTGGTCTGGCTTGGCGGCGAAGTGGGAGACACGATCGCGGTCAAGGCGCCCCTCATCCGGATCGCAACGGATGGTGCAGACGAGAAGCCGGCGACACCGGAGACGGTGGACGCGACAACCGAGCCGCAACAGGCAACGACAACCAACGAACCGGCACTCATGCCGCCCAAGTCTGCCACGCCGGCAGCACCAGCCACACCTCCGGCCCGACAACCCTCACCCGAATTCGACAAGCCGCTCGCCGCCCCCTCGGTCCGCCTGCTGGCGCGCGAGAACGGCATCGACCTGCGCCTGTTGCGCGGATCGGGTCCGGCCGGACGCATTCTGCGCGAGGATGTCGAGCACTATCTCGCTCGCGGTGCCGATCCAGCCCCTGCGGTCTCCGGGCTCGCCAAGAAGACCACGCGGGAGGAGATCAAACTGACCGGCCTTCGGCGCCGGATCGCCGAGAAAATGGTCGTCTCCACCTCGCGCATTCCCCACATCACCTATGTGGAGGAAGTGGACGTCACAGCGCTTGAAGAACTGCGCGCCAAGATGAATGCCGAACGCCGGCCTGACCAGCCAAAGCTCACGCTCCTGCCCTTCCTGATGCGCGCCATGGTCAAGGCGGTCGTCGAGCAACCTGATGTCAACGCCACCTTCGACGACGATGCCGGCGTGCTCACCCGTTTCGGCGCGGTGCATATCGGCATCGCCACCCAGACCGCCGCCGGTCTTGCCGTGCCGGTGGTCAAACATGCCGAGGCGCGCGGCATATGGGATTGCGCAAGCGAGATGAACCGGCTTGCCGAAGCCACCCGCGCCGGCACGGCGACGCGGGACGAACTGACCGGCTCGACCATCACCATCACCTCGCTCGGAGCGCTTGGCGGCATCGTCTCGACCCCTGTCATCAACCACCCGGAAGTCGCGATCGTCGGCGTCAACAAGATCGCGATCCGACCGATCTGGGACGGCACGCAGTTTGTGCCGCGCAAGATGATGAACCTGTCCTCCAGCTTCGATCACCGGGTCGTCGATGGCTGGAATGCGGCGACCTTCGTCCAGCGCCTGCGGGTGCTGATGGAGACCCCGGCGCTGATCTTTATCGAAGGCTGA
- a CDS encoding alpha-ketoacid dehydrogenase subunit beta, whose translation MARMTMIEAVRSAMDVSMERDDDVVVFGEDVGYFGGVFRCTQGLQAKYGKTRCFDTPINESGIVGAAIGMAAYGLKPCVEIQFADYMYPAYDQLTQEAARIRYRSNGDFTCPIVVRMPTGGGIFGGQTHSQSPEALFTHVCGLKVVVPSNPYDAKGLLTAAIADPDPVIFLEPKRLYNGPFDGHHDRPVTPWSRHELGEVPEGYYTIPIGKADIRREGSAVTVITYGTMVHVALAAAEETGIDAEVIDLRSLMPLDLDTIVKSVTKTGRCVVVHEATLTSGFGGEIVSLVQEHCFYHLEAPVMRVAGWDTPYPHAQEWDYFPGPARVGRALIDVMEA comes from the coding sequence ATGGCCAGAATGACGATGATCGAAGCGGTCCGCAGCGCCATGGACGTCTCCATGGAGCGCGACGACGACGTGGTCGTGTTTGGCGAGGACGTCGGTTATTTCGGCGGCGTGTTCCGCTGCACCCAAGGTCTGCAGGCAAAATATGGAAAGACCCGCTGCTTCGACACGCCGATCAACGAATCCGGCATCGTGGGAGCCGCAATCGGCATGGCGGCCTATGGCCTGAAGCCCTGCGTCGAGATCCAGTTCGCAGACTACATGTATCCCGCCTATGACCAACTGACCCAGGAGGCGGCCCGCATCCGCTATCGGTCGAATGGCGACTTTACCTGCCCGATCGTGGTGCGCATGCCAACCGGCGGCGGCATTTTCGGCGGACAGACCCACAGCCAGAGCCCGGAAGCACTGTTCACCCATGTCTGCGGCCTGAAAGTGGTTGTCCCGTCCAATCCCTATGACGCCAAGGGCCTGCTGACCGCTGCGATTGCGGATCCGGATCCGGTCATCTTTCTGGAGCCCAAGCGCCTCTATAACGGCCCCTTCGACGGCCATCACGACCGGCCCGTGACGCCCTGGTCCCGCCATGAACTGGGCGAGGTGCCGGAAGGCTATTACACGATCCCGATCGGCAAGGCGGACATCCGCCGCGAGGGTTCCGCCGTTACCGTGATCACCTACGGGACCATGGTGCATGTGGCGCTGGCCGCAGCTGAGGAGACCGGCATCGACGCCGAAGTGATCGACCTTCGCAGCCTGATGCCGCTCGATCTCGACACGATCGTCAAGTCGGTCACCAAAACGGGCCGATGCGTCGTGGTGCATGAGGCGACACTGACCTCCGGTTTCGGCGGCGAAATCGTGTCGCTGGTGCAGGAGCATTGCTTCTACCATCTGGAAGCGCCTGTCATGCGCGTGGCCGGTTGGGACACGCCCTATCCGCATGCGCAGGAATGGGACTATTTCCCGGGACCTGCGCGGGTCGGCCGCGCGCTCATCGACGTCATGGAGGCCTGA
- a CDS encoding 3-methyl-2-oxobutanoate dehydrogenase (2-methylpropanoyl-transferring) subunit alpha: MVQPAHLSLHVPEPAVRPGGQPDFSNVKIAKAGSVPRPPVDAAAEDIRDLAYSIIRVLNRDGEAVGPWAGLLTDDELRTGLRHMMTLRAFDARMLMAQRQGKTSFYMQHLGEEAVSCAFRKALQKGDMNFPTYRQAGLLIADDYPMVEMMNQIFSNEADPLRGRQLPIMYSSKEHGFFTISGNLATQYVQAVGWAMASAIKNDSRIAAAWIGDGSTAESDFHSALVFASTYRAPVVLNVVNNQWAISTFQGIARGGSGTFAARGLGFGIPALRVDGNDYLAVYAVACWAAERARRNLGPTLVEYVTYRVGAHSTSDDPGAYRPKTESEAWPLGDPVLRLKKHLINRGAWSEERHVQAEAEILDEVITAQRKAEENGTLHAGGKPSVRDIFEGVYAEMPPHLRRQRQKAGY; encoded by the coding sequence ATGGTGCAACCTGCGCATCTGAGCCTGCATGTCCCCGAACCTGCCGTTCGGCCGGGCGGCCAGCCCGATTTTTCCAACGTCAAGATTGCCAAGGCCGGATCGGTGCCGAGGCCTCCGGTCGATGCGGCCGCCGAGGACATCCGGGACCTCGCCTATTCGATCATTCGCGTTCTGAACCGCGATGGCGAGGCCGTCGGCCCTTGGGCAGGCCTGCTGACGGACGACGAACTGCGAACCGGCCTGCGCCACATGATGACGCTCCGAGCCTTCGACGCTCGGATGCTGATGGCACAGCGGCAGGGCAAGACCTCTTTCTACATGCAGCATCTCGGTGAGGAAGCCGTCAGCTGCGCCTTTCGCAAGGCACTTCAGAAGGGCGACATGAACTTCCCGACCTATCGGCAGGCCGGACTTCTGATCGCGGACGACTATCCAATGGTCGAGATGATGAACCAGATCTTCTCGAACGAGGCCGATCCCCTGCGCGGGCGACAGTTGCCGATCATGTACTCCTCCAAGGAACATGGCTTCTTCACCATTTCCGGCAATCTCGCCACCCAGTATGTCCAGGCTGTCGGCTGGGCCATGGCATCGGCGATCAAGAACGACAGCCGCATTGCCGCCGCCTGGATCGGCGACGGTTCGACAGCCGAGTCGGATTTTCACTCGGCTCTGGTTTTCGCCTCGACCTACCGGGCGCCCGTGGTCCTTAACGTCGTCAACAATCAGTGGGCCATCTCCACTTTTCAGGGCATTGCCCGCGGCGGTTCGGGCACTTTTGCCGCCCGTGGGCTGGGCTTTGGCATTCCGGCGCTCAGGGTCGATGGGAACGACTATCTCGCAGTCTACGCGGTCGCCTGCTGGGCCGCCGAGCGGGCACGGCGCAATCTAGGACCGACGCTCGTGGAATACGTAACATATCGGGTCGGCGCGCATTCCACATCCGACGATCCGGGCGCTTACCGCCCGAAAACGGAATCCGAAGCCTGGCCTCTCGGGGATCCGGTGCTGCGGCTGAAGAAACACCTGATCAACAGAGGCGCATGGTCGGAGGAACGGCATGTGCAGGCCGAAGCCGAGATCCTGGACGAGGTGATCACGGCCCAGCGCAAGGCCGAGGAAAACGGCACGCTGCATGCCGGCGGCAAACCTTCCGTGCGGGACATCTTCGAAGGTGTCTATGCCGAAATGCCCCCGCACCTGCGCCGCCAGCGTCAGAAGGCAGGATACTGA
- a CDS encoding AraC family transcriptional regulator: MAETERHMISTGFVEEALDSLRRAGRPTEPLLSRLGLPPVVDQPVSTQTFGRLWLAIAEELNDECFGLGERTMPRGSFTLLCHCVLHAPTLERALRRALRFLNVVLGEPTGRLEVRDGTAVIELCETGKPRSAFAYRSYWIILHGLTCWLVGRRIPIRLVDFRCSEPKLSAEHRLFFGAPIRFSQPVSRLGFDSSMLALPIARNEQALRQFLRGAPANILIRYRYDAGTAAAVRRRLNQKGPADWGSFADLARDMRMSSSTLRHRLHDEGQSYASIKDDIRRDLARDMLMNTHDTVSDIAARLGYSEPSAFYRAFKKWMGVSPEAFRKSSRSL; this comes from the coding sequence ATGGCTGAGACCGAACGACATATGATCTCGACGGGTTTCGTCGAGGAGGCACTCGACAGCCTCAGACGCGCAGGCAGGCCCACAGAGCCGCTTCTGTCCCGGCTCGGTCTTCCGCCTGTCGTGGACCAACCGGTTTCGACCCAGACTTTCGGGCGCCTCTGGCTCGCAATTGCCGAGGAGCTGAATGACGAGTGTTTCGGTCTCGGCGAACGAACGATGCCACGCGGCAGCTTCACGCTCCTGTGCCATTGCGTGCTGCATGCGCCAACGCTGGAGCGAGCCCTGCGGCGGGCCTTGCGTTTTCTGAATGTCGTCCTGGGGGAACCGACAGGTCGGCTTGAGGTTCGCGACGGCACCGCAGTGATCGAGCTTTGCGAAACCGGAAAACCCCGCTCCGCCTTCGCCTATCGCAGCTACTGGATCATCCTGCATGGATTGACCTGCTGGCTGGTGGGCAGACGTATTCCGATCCGCCTTGTGGATTTTCGCTGCAGCGAACCGAAACTGAGTGCCGAACACCGGCTTTTCTTCGGCGCTCCCATTCGCTTCTCGCAACCGGTGAGCCGCCTCGGCTTCGATTCCTCCATGCTGGCCTTGCCGATCGCGCGCAACGAGCAGGCATTGCGGCAATTCCTTCGGGGAGCGCCGGCCAATATCCTGATCCGCTATCGCTATGACGCCGGCACGGCTGCTGCCGTCAGACGCCGATTGAACCAGAAGGGGCCTGCAGACTGGGGCAGCTTCGCAGATCTGGCTCGCGATATGCGGATGTCGTCTTCGACGCTGCGCCACCGCCTGCATGACGAAGGACAAAGCTATGCCAGCATCAAGGACGACATTCGCCGTGATCTTGCCAGGGACATGCTGATGAACACCCATGATACCGTTAGCGATATTGCCGCCCGCCTGGGGTATTCGGAACCGAGCGCCTTCTATCGGGCCTTCAAGAAATGGATGGGTGTGAGCCCCGAGGCTTTCCGCAAGAGTTCCAGATCTCTTTAG
- a CDS encoding 3-hydroxyacyl-CoA dehydrogenase gives MRIENGCFIVTGGCSGLGAATVRMISEAGGRVLIADRDRDRWPSLVRELGDNVAFLETDVTRAQDGAAAIEAATKAFGNVRGLINCAGVAPAEKVVGRDGPHGLESFERTIGINLVGTFNMVRLAAAAIQTNEPDEEGERGVIINTASVAAFDGQIGQAAYAASKGGIAAMTLPIARELARFGIRVMAIAPGVFETPMMAGMPEQVREGLASSVPFPPRLGRPVEFAALARHIIENTMLNGEVIRLDGAIRMGAR, from the coding sequence ATGCGCATCGAGAATGGCTGTTTCATCGTGACCGGCGGTTGCTCCGGACTTGGCGCGGCGACGGTGCGCATGATCAGCGAGGCGGGCGGTCGTGTCTTGATTGCCGATCGTGATCGCGATCGGTGGCCATCGCTTGTGCGGGAGCTCGGCGACAACGTTGCTTTTCTTGAAACAGACGTGACGCGTGCGCAGGATGGCGCTGCGGCAATCGAGGCTGCGACGAAAGCTTTCGGCAATGTGCGGGGATTGATCAATTGCGCCGGTGTGGCGCCTGCGGAGAAGGTTGTCGGCCGCGACGGGCCGCATGGGCTGGAGAGCTTCGAACGCACGATCGGGATCAACCTTGTCGGCACCTTCAACATGGTCCGGCTAGCCGCTGCCGCGATCCAGACGAACGAACCCGATGAGGAGGGTGAACGTGGCGTCATCATCAATACTGCTTCCGTTGCCGCCTTCGACGGCCAGATCGGGCAGGCGGCCTACGCTGCCTCCAAGGGCGGTATTGCTGCGATGACCTTGCCAATTGCTCGTGAACTCGCACGGTTCGGCATTCGCGTCATGGCGATTGCGCCGGGTGTGTTCGAAACGCCGATGATGGCGGGCATGCCGGAGCAGGTGCGCGAAGGTCTCGCGTCCAGCGTGCCCTTTCCGCCCCGCCTCGGCAGGCCGGTCGAATTCGCAGCCCTCGCCCGCCATATCATTGAAAACACGATGCTCAACGGGGAGGTCATCCGCCTCGATGGAGCCATCCGCATGGGCGCGCGCTGA
- a CDS encoding acetyl-CoA C-acyltransferase, whose amino-acid sequence MGVQDPIVIVGSARTPIGGFQGELKEMTAAALGAAAIRAALDRSGLPVEAVEEILFGCVLPAGQGQAPARQAAIGAGLPFSAGATTVNKMCGSGMKAAMLAHDLLVAGSASVAVAGGMESMTNAPYLLDRARAGYRLGHGRVLDHMFLDGLEDAYDKGRLMGTFAEDCAEAYQFTREAQDAYAVASLTRATKAIADGGFDREVVPVVVKSGKAEQEISRDEQPGKAKPEKIPTLKPAFRDGGTVTAANSSSISDGAAALVLMRRSEAERRGLAPLATILGHATHSQAPSLFATAPIGALQKLSDRIGLPLSEIDLFEINEAFAVVAMAAMRDLDLPHDKVNIHGGACALGHPIGASGARILVTLIAALERYDLKRGMAALCIGGGEATAIAIERA is encoded by the coding sequence ATGGGAGTTCAGGATCCAATCGTCATTGTCGGTTCTGCCCGAACCCCGATCGGGGGCTTTCAGGGCGAGCTGAAGGAGATGACCGCAGCCGCGCTGGGCGCTGCCGCCATCCGGGCGGCGCTCGACCGCAGCGGGCTTCCAGTCGAGGCCGTCGAAGAGATCCTGTTCGGCTGTGTCCTGCCGGCAGGCCAGGGCCAGGCGCCTGCAAGGCAGGCCGCGATCGGTGCCGGTCTGCCTTTCTCGGCGGGGGCTACGACCGTCAACAAGATGTGCGGTTCGGGCATGAAGGCCGCCATGCTCGCCCATGACTTGCTGGTTGCCGGGAGCGCCTCCGTCGCTGTTGCAGGCGGCATGGAGAGCATGACGAATGCGCCCTATCTGCTGGACCGCGCCCGCGCCGGCTACCGGCTCGGACATGGGCGTGTGCTCGATCACATGTTTCTCGACGGGCTCGAGGATGCCTATGACAAGGGCCGGCTGATGGGCACCTTCGCGGAGGATTGCGCCGAGGCCTACCAGTTTACGCGCGAGGCACAGGACGCCTATGCCGTCGCCTCGCTCACGCGGGCAACAAAGGCTATCGCCGATGGCGGCTTCGATCGCGAAGTCGTGCCGGTTGTCGTCAAATCCGGCAAGGCTGAACAGGAGATCAGCCGCGACGAGCAGCCAGGCAAGGCAAAGCCGGAGAAGATCCCGACGCTGAAGCCCGCCTTCCGCGACGGCGGTACGGTGACGGCTGCCAATTCCAGCTCGATCTCCGATGGTGCGGCTGCACTCGTCCTGATGCGACGCTCGGAAGCGGAGCGGCGCGGTCTTGCCCCGCTTGCCACGATCCTTGGGCACGCCACGCATTCGCAGGCGCCTAGCCTGTTTGCCACCGCGCCGATCGGTGCCCTCCAGAAGCTCTCCGATCGCATCGGCCTGCCACTTTCAGAGATTGACCTGTTCGAGATCAATGAGGCCTTTGCGGTCGTCGCCATGGCCGCGATGCGCGACCTCGATCTGCCGCATGACAAGGTCAATATTCATGGCGGTGCCTGCGCGCTGGGCCATCCGATCGGCGCCTCGGGCGCGCGGATCCTGGTGACGCTTATCGCCGCACTCGAACGGTACGATCTGAAACGCGGCATGGCGGCTCTCTGCATTGGCGGTGGCGAAGCCACGGCGATTGCCATTGAGCGGGCGTGA
- a CDS encoding acyl-CoA dehydrogenase family protein, which translates to MVLSELQQQILEMTRSFARERLAPGAAERDRQHRFPREELTEMGELGLLGMLVPEAYGGSDTGVLAYAIAVEEIAAGDGACSTIMSVHSSVGCVPILKFGTEEQRQRFLPKLASGEWIGGFALTEPQAGSDASNLKTRARREGDHYIIDGAKQFITSGKNGHVIIVFAVTDPSAAKNGITAFIVPTDTPGYEVVRVEEKLGLNASDTCQIAFNGMKIPVENRLGEEGEGYRIALSNLEGGRIGIAAQSVGMAQAAFEAARDYAGERKAFGKAIAEHQAVAFRLADMATQIEAARQLVWHAASLREAGIPCISQASMAKLFASEMVERVCSDAIQIHGGYGYMRDYPVERIYRDARICQIYEGTSDVQRMVIARNL; encoded by the coding sequence ATGGTTCTTTCGGAGCTTCAACAGCAGATCCTCGAGATGACGCGCAGCTTTGCCCGCGAGCGGCTTGCCCCAGGTGCCGCCGAACGCGACCGGCAACACCGTTTCCCACGCGAGGAACTGACCGAAATGGGTGAGCTTGGGCTGCTTGGCATGCTTGTGCCGGAAGCCTATGGGGGCTCGGACACCGGTGTGCTCGCCTATGCGATCGCGGTCGAGGAAATTGCCGCGGGCGACGGCGCCTGCTCGACGATCATGAGCGTCCACAGCTCGGTGGGTTGTGTGCCGATCCTGAAGTTCGGCACGGAAGAGCAGCGGCAGCGCTTCCTGCCGAAACTGGCTTCGGGAGAATGGATCGGCGGCTTTGCCCTGACCGAGCCACAGGCCGGATCGGATGCCTCCAACCTCAAAACCCGCGCACGGCGCGAGGGTGATCATTACATCATCGACGGTGCCAAGCAGTTCATCACCTCGGGCAAGAATGGTCATGTCATCATCGTGTTTGCCGTGACTGATCCCAGTGCGGCCAAGAACGGGATCACGGCCTTTATCGTGCCGACGGATACACCGGGCTACGAGGTCGTGCGCGTCGAGGAGAAGCTCGGTCTCAACGCGTCAGACACCTGCCAGATTGCCTTTAACGGGATGAAGATTCCCGTCGAGAACAGGCTCGGCGAGGAAGGGGAAGGTTATCGTATTGCGCTTTCCAATCTGGAGGGAGGGCGCATCGGGATTGCGGCCCAATCGGTCGGCATGGCGCAGGCGGCCTTCGAGGCGGCGCGCGATTATGCAGGTGAGCGAAAGGCTTTCGGCAAAGCAATCGCCGAGCATCAGGCGGTTGCCTTCCGCCTCGCCGATATGGCGACACAGATCGAGGCCGCACGACAGCTCGTCTGGCATGCAGCTTCGCTGCGCGAGGCCGGCATTCCCTGCATTTCGCAAGCCTCGATGGCCAAACTCTTCGCGTCCGAGATGGTCGAGCGCGTCTGCTCGGATGCGATCCAGATCCACGGTGGCTATGGCTATATGCGGGATTATCCGGTTGAGCGGATCTACCGGGATGCGCGCATCTGCCAGATCTACGAAGGGACCAGCGACGTTCAGCGCATGGTGATTGCGCGAAACCTGTAG
- the mmsB gene encoding 3-hydroxyisobutyrate dehydrogenase, which translates to MLETIAFIGLGNMGGPMAANLVKAGYPVRGFDLSETAKLAATASGITLCDTAAETLTGASIVITMLPAGHHVLSVWSELVGAVDQGTLMIDCSTIDVDSARKCHALANEAGCLSLDAPVSGGTAGASAGTLTFMVGGEADALNRGRPVLEAMGRRVVHCGSAGAGQAAKICNNMILGITMAGVCEAFVLGEKLGLSHQALFDVASTSSGQCWAISTNCPVPGPVPTSPANRDYKPGFAAALMLKDMRLSQEAAKSTGAATALGAHATELYELFDQLGHGGEDFSSIINTIRDRSP; encoded by the coding sequence ATGCTTGAGACGATAGCCTTCATTGGTCTTGGCAATATGGGTGGGCCGATGGCTGCCAATCTCGTCAAGGCGGGGTATCCGGTCCGAGGCTTCGATCTTTCTGAAACAGCGAAGCTCGCCGCGACAGCAAGCGGCATCACGCTCTGTGATACGGCGGCGGAAACCCTGACCGGCGCCTCGATCGTCATTACCATGCTGCCTGCCGGTCATCATGTCCTGTCGGTCTGGAGCGAGCTCGTCGGGGCAGTCGATCAGGGGACGCTGATGATCGACTGCTCGACGATCGATGTGGACAGCGCCCGCAAATGCCATGCGCTTGCCAACGAGGCCGGCTGCCTGTCGCTCGATGCGCCGGTCTCCGGCGGAACGGCCGGGGCAAGTGCCGGCACGCTGACCTTCATGGTCGGTGGGGAGGCGGATGCTTTGAACCGGGGCCGCCCTGTGCTTGAAGCCATGGGACGGCGGGTCGTCCATTGCGGTTCGGCCGGTGCCGGCCAGGCTGCCAAGATCTGCAACAACATGATCCTCGGGATCACCATGGCGGGGGTCTGTGAGGCCTTCGTACTCGGTGAAAAGCTCGGGCTCTCGCATCAGGCCCTGTTCGACGTGGCCTCGACATCATCGGGCCAGTGCTGGGCGATTAGCACCAACTGCCCGGTTCCGGGTCCCGTTCCGACATCGCCGGCAAACCGGGACTACAAGCCGGGCTTTGCCGCCGCCCTGATGCTCAAGGACATGCGGTTGTCGCAGGAAGCGGCAAAATCGACCGGTGCGGCTACGGCTCTCGGCGCGCATGCGACTGAGCTTTACGAGCTCTTCGACCAGCTCGGGCATGGCGGCGAAGATTTTTCGTCGATCATCAACACCATCAGAGACAGGTCTCCCTGA
- a CDS encoding ABC transporter ATP-binding protein, translating into MLEVRDVDFGFGKAKTILEGASLTLKEGEILGLSGLSGAGKSTLGRIVAGYLKPQKGEVLLDGAAPAPGYCGVQHIHQSSIFAVNPRWRLGRIITEAWQPDDQTLDAIGVSRAWFDRYPHEISGGELQRVVLARALGPDTRFLVADELSAMLDPITQVEIWSFLMERRRQGLGILAISHDAALLKRVSSRQLKLCTGGLMPLVA; encoded by the coding sequence GTGCTTGAGGTAAGAGATGTCGACTTCGGTTTTGGCAAAGCAAAAACCATCCTCGAGGGTGCATCGCTGACGCTTAAAGAAGGCGAGATCCTGGGCCTCTCCGGCCTCTCCGGCGCCGGCAAATCGACGCTCGGCCGCATCGTGGCGGGCTATCTGAAGCCCCAGAAGGGTGAGGTTCTCCTCGATGGTGCAGCCCCTGCCCCGGGCTATTGCGGGGTTCAACACATCCACCAGTCCTCGATCTTCGCCGTCAATCCGCGATGGCGGCTGGGCCGGATCATCACAGAAGCCTGGCAGCCGGATGATCAGACGCTGGATGCCATCGGCGTGTCGCGTGCCTGGTTTGATCGCTACCCGCACGAAATCTCGGGCGGCGAACTGCAACGGGTTGTGCTGGCGAGGGCGCTTGGCCCCGACACCCGCTTCCTGGTCGCCGACGAACTATCCGCCATGCTTGATCCGATCACCCAGGTGGAAATCTGGTCCTTCCTCATGGAGCGTCGCCGCCAGGGCCTCGGCATCCTTGCCATCAGCCATGATGCCGCCTTGCTGAAGCGCGTGAGTTCACGGCAGCTCAAGCTCTGTACTGGTGGCTTGATGCCGCTCGTCGCTTAA
- a CDS encoding ATP-binding cassette domain-containing protein codes for MLAVENLSIGFLRYDGLIHRCEVPALDGIDLKVDRGEILALVGASGAGKSLLAHALFGILPENAVVRGNISLNGEQVEAANGGKGQGPRMALVPQSLSHLDPLARCGKQLLWAAKRSGKAKTTAELIDSLESFGLGAEVMRLYPHQVSGGMARRLLLAIATIGEPDLIVADEPTSGLDPDAAENVLRHLRRLADRGKAVLLITHDLITAVSHADRVAILEQGRLLGTEPANAFSDQGQKLTLPYARALWLAMPGNQFSAAPLAREAARA; via the coding sequence ATGCTTGCAGTCGAAAACCTCTCCATCGGCTTCCTGCGCTACGACGGCCTGATCCATCGCTGCGAAGTACCGGCCCTCGACGGCATCGACTTGAAGGTGGATCGCGGCGAGATCCTGGCGCTGGTGGGCGCTTCCGGCGCTGGAAAGAGCCTGCTTGCCCATGCCCTGTTCGGCATTCTGCCGGAAAATGCTGTCGTGCGCGGCAACATATCGCTGAACGGGGAGCAGGTTGAAGCGGCGAATGGCGGCAAAGGCCAAGGCCCGCGCATGGCGCTGGTTCCGCAATCGCTCAGCCATCTCGATCCGCTGGCCCGCTGCGGCAAACAATTGCTATGGGCCGCCAAACGCAGCGGCAAAGCGAAAACGACGGCAGAGCTGATCGACTCGCTTGAGAGCTTCGGCCTCGGCGCCGAAGTCATGCGGCTTTATCCGCATCAGGTCTCGGGTGGCATGGCACGCCGCCTGCTTCTCGCCATCGCCACGATCGGGGAACCCGATCTGATCGTTGCCGACGAGCCGACAAGCGGGCTCGATCCGGACGCTGCGGAAAACGTCCTTCGTCATCTCCGCCGCCTCGCCGATCGCGGCAAGGCCGTGCTTCTGATCACACATGATCTCATCACCGCGGTCTCCCATGCCGACCGGGTGGCTATCCTGGAACAGGGCAGATTGCTGGGCACCGAGCCGGCCAATGCGTTTTCAGATCAGGGGCAGAAACTGACGCTACCTTATGCGCGGGCGCTCTGGCTTGCCATGCCGGGAAACCAATTCTCGGCCGCACCGCTTGCGCGGGAGGCTGCGCGTGCTTGA